One genomic window of Synechococcales cyanobacterium T60_A2020_003 includes the following:
- a CDS encoding response regulator, with amino-acid sequence MLSKLENHKEKILVVDDEASIRRILETRLSMIGYDVVTAADGEEALETFRSTNPDLVVLDVMMPKLDGYGVCQELRKESDVPIIMLTALGDVADRITGLELGADDYVVKPFSPKELEARIRSVLRRVEKVGTTGIPSSGVIHINNIRIDTNKRQVYKGDERIRLTGMEFSLLELLVGRSG; translated from the coding sequence GTGTTGAGTAAGTTGGAAAATCACAAAGAGAAAATATTGGTGGTTGACGACGAAGCCAGCATTCGCCGCATCTTAGAAACTCGTCTCTCCATGATTGGGTACGATGTCGTTACTGCTGCTGATGGCGAAGAAGCGCTAGAAACCTTCCGCTCTACTAATCCAGATCTAGTTGTGCTGGACGTGATGATGCCAAAACTAGACGGATATGGAGTCTGCCAAGAACTGCGTAAAGAGTCAGATGTGCCCATTATTATGCTAACCGCCTTGGGGGATGTGGCCGATCGCATCACAGGGTTGGAGCTTGGCGCAGACGACTATGTTGTAAAGCCTTTCTCTCCCAAGGAACTAGAAGCTCGGATTCGTTCAGTCCTACGCCGAGTTGAAAAAGTGGGAACCACGGGCATTCCTAGCTCTGGCGTTATTCACATCAACAATATCCGCATCGATACCAATAAACGCCAAGTTTATAAAGGTGACGAACGCATTCGGCTCACTGGAATGGAGTTCAGCCTACTGGAACTTTTGGTCGGGCGATCGGG